The sequence TCATGTTGTAATActtcctccatccgaaaatacttgtcataaaaatggatTTATTTTGAcgcattttagttctagatacatccacttttattcatttctgtgacaagtaattccgaacggagggagtatgtaacaTTATTTAGCCTAGTTGTTGTACGTGGGGTGGAGTTGGTGTTCATGTTGTAATActtcctccatccgaaaatacttatcataaaaatggatgtattttgacgcattttagttctagatacatccacttttattcatttctgcgacaagtaattccgaacggagggagtatgtaacaTCAAGGTGGAGGGACTCTTTAATCCCGTTCCCTTGTTTAATGTATAGTACGTACACTCGTGAGTATTTGAGAAAAAAAATCTGAAGAAATCAAGACATCTTCTGGGAATACCCTTTGGTTCCTGGGTGTATATACAAATCATATGGGAAAAACATTAATAACTTAAATAAGTCAAAAAAAGTTTGCAAGTTTGTATTACAATAAACTTGACTTTCTTTTGCATTAGTATATCTCTATctctacctactaataaagcagcgactgcttctggtcgtccgtcgcgTTATTTTGCAAAAACATCCCTGCCTTTTTCGATAATTATCCCGCAGTATAGGCTAAACAGAACGAGCCGTTTTCATGTAGTTTACATAAAACACCCCGGAGTTTATGCTAATTAACCCGCAGTCTAGAATTATAAGTCGTCCGTCATCGTGTATTTTTTGCAAAAAGCCCCCTATGGTTTCAAGTAATTAATCTGTAGTCCAGTATATATGTGAAAAAAATGTTTCGGACTTCAGATTCGTGCCGCGTCCTCCACGCCTCCCGTAATGGGCCTCATGTGCTATGAGCTTTCTCTTTGCCTTGCTCGGATCATGCCGAAAAAAATTACGTATATGATTTGGCTAAGTAATAATACCACATCACTTAATTACACCTAATCACACCAGTTCATATAGGTACACATTGATTATTCAACAAGCGACCACAAAAATCAGAAAACAAAGGTGAGGCTAATCAGAAGGGGAACCGAGATGGTCGAGGGCAGTCGAATCCGGACGGATCCGGTCCGGTGGAGGCAGATTCGGAGGCGGCACATCAAATCCCTCGACAGGAGGAACAGACGAGGCCGAGGACGGTCGAGGGCAGCCGGATCCGATGGCGGCGCGTCAAatccggccacggggaggagcAGACGAGGCCAGGGGACGGTCGAGGGCAGCCTGGTCCGGTCCGATGGAGGCGGATTGGGCGGCGGCACGTCAAATCCCGCCACGGGGAGGAGCAGACGAGGTCGGGGACAGTCGAGGGCAGCCAAATCCGCTTGCAGTGGCGAGGCTCCTTGCGCGTGCTTCCTGCATgaccaagggaaaaaggctaagAAGGTGAGGAGGAGacatgaagaaggagaaggagaggcgCTGGAGCCGGTGTGGGTCGCGCCGTGCGCGAGGAATTGGGCGGGCGCTGAGCTGAGCCCGTGGAGGAAAGAGGAGTCGGGAGGCTCGGTGATGGCCTCGATGCCATCTGCATCCATAGCTGGGGGCGTTGTGGGATGGAGAAGAACGAGTGGGGGAGAGACGAGAATGAGCGGTGCTGGCCGAGAAGAGATAAGGTTGGATGAGCTACACACAAGCGGTGCGTGGTGCTGGCCGAGAAGATAAGGTTGGATGGAGCCAACACAGAGCGGTGCGTCGGGCCAGATGACACCCGCGCGAGAGGCGTAGACGGGGCTGGTGAGCGTGCATGCATCACGGACTAAACAataaatctatatctatatctatacttctATACTTCTATACTTACTATTAAAGTAAGGTGATATTCCTAGTTTTGTCCTGCGATTAGTCTTTTTCTACTGTTAGTTTTGGTCACGTACGAGGTGGCGAGGTGGTACTAACGTCATGTACGAGGTGGCGAGGAGGTGGTTCGTAACTTCGTATCGCTGTTTTAAGATCGATCGCTCCATCGGTACGTACTGGGCCAGGAGCCAAGCAAGCAAGTGGGCCTTCTAATAATTTTTCTCTTGTGGGCTACGAGTATATGGGTGGtctttcagaatatataaaaaaaatactaCTGCTTGCATGGTTGTTCGATCTCACGGCCATCTAACTATGCCAAACGTTTCTGAAAAAAAACTAACTATACCAAGCAAAAGAACAACGTAGCCAAAGCTAGCTGACGATTATGCTTGTCTAGAAATAAGCTGATGACTATGCGAGAAAGAGGTTTGTTTGCTAATAAAATAGTCCCACCTCACTTTTCAACACAAAATCTGACCAATTTATATACTTGCGTGAGGTGCTTGTACAAACAACCAGCCGCTTGGAGAAGCAACAGACAAACAGTAATCCGCAAGAATTAACTTGGATTGGGGGCTGCATGAGATAAATAGAGGAGGGCACAAAAAGCCTAGGGTTTCCTCTGCCTCCTGCCGTGTCCGCCTCGTCTCCTATGGATCACGGTCCTTGCCGGCAGGAGGGCTTTGTTTTTAGGTATTTTTTCGTTTTGGTAGGGTTCATGTCCTAATTAGAAAGACGGGGGGAGGGCGGCTCCCTGAAGATCCCCGCCATGATGATGCTTCTAGCATCATCGAAGGACGTGTGTAGGTTTTTCTTCGATGGATATCGTGGGATTTGGTCGATGTTTGTCTTTCGTGGATCAACTTGGGTCCGCTCTTTCTTTGTCTATGTCGGTGTGTCTATAAGTTAAATTCTTTCAATCTACGCTTTTCTTTATCGGCGGCAGTTGTtgtttcagtgcttgtagtcgacGCTAGATGGTCTACGGACCTGGATATATATTTAAATGGGATTGTGGGTTGTGTCTGAGAAACAATATTTCATGGGATTGTAATAGAGAGTAATATTTAAAGATGCCCTCGTGCCACTTTGGTGAACTTTTCCATGGAAACATATTAATTTACTTtaccattgcaacgcacgggcatttgtgctagtaaatAATAAGATAGTATGTCGATGGTGTGTGGTGGACTATAATTATCGAAAGGTGGAAATAAGTCAAACGCCGCATGCACACCGCACGGGAGTCGTAGCCTGCACCGTGCCGGAGCTCGCCAGGAGCGTGGGAGGGCGAGCTGCGTCCTGCGTGTGGGTGTTGGCGAGCATGCGGCGGCATGCACTGCGGGCGAGCGTACGGGCGGGCAGACGAGCTGCGTGCAGGTTATCAAAAACAATAAGGTGTGCATCAAGGGTGCCCGCTCGCGAGTGCCACGTCGACAACAGTTTCACTGTTCGCGATGGCCAATTGAAGCGACAAATTGATGTCTCGAACGAGAAAGCTTACAAGGGAAGTAAAGAATCCTCTGTACGTCTTTACGCCCGCAGCCCAAACTCTCGACCCCCACACGCAATCTCTCCTCTTCTCNNNNNNNNNNNNNNNNNNNNNNNNNNNNNNNNNNNNNNNNNNNNNNNNNNNNNNNNNNNNNNNNNNNNNNNNNNNNNNNNNNNNNNNNNNNNNNNNNNNNNNNNNNNNNNNNNNNNNNNNNNNNNNNNNNNNNNNNNNNNNNNNNNNNNNNNNNNNNNNNNNNNNNNNNNNNNNNNNNNNNNNNNNNNNNNNNNNNNNNNNNNNNNNNNNNNNNNNNNNNNNNNNNNNNNNNNNNNNNNNNNNNNNNNNNNNNNNNNNNNNNNNNNNNNNNNNNNNNNNNNNNNNNNNNNNNNNNNNNNNNNNNNNNNNNNNNNNNNNNNGTCGACGCCGGTGAGTAATCCACCAGCATCTCTATCCTTCTTCCCCTCTACTTTTGATCTGTCTTCATGCTCATCTAACAGAGGACCAGGGAGTGGCGGCAGTGGCCAGGCCTAGTGGTGACGGGACGATGAAGTGGTCGGAGGCGCTGCATCGGCGGCCAGTTGGTCTGCAATGACGGCAAGATGGCGGAGATCGTGCACCAGCTGTGCCAAAGGTGCGCCGCCTTCCCCATgtccccttcctctccctcgcctGCGTGCCATCTCCTTCCTGTCCCAGCGGCCCAGCCTCGACCACGTCATTCCGGCCTACGAGCTCGGCCTCTGCAGCAGCGGCTCCCTGTCCCCTGCCCCCCTGTTCTTTCCTAGAGATGAATGCTCTGAGAGTGTATGTTGGCTGAAACTCAATGCGAGATTGTCCGACTAAGTGTCTTAAGGTTATCCGATTAATTTTGTCCTTAGACCTGCTAATAAATTTATAAAATTCTTTTGTTTACATCATCTGATTAGGTGATTACTTTAAGTATGTAACCATGTTTTGATGGGTTAATTGTTGACTGATTGTAACTGTTCATTGTTAATGAGGATCCAGCAATGCAACCTAGCTTGCCAAGAGTCTACTTTCATTTTTCTAAAAGAAATATTTTTTCAGCAATGGTTCCTTTTGGACTGTTATAATATGGAGCAAGTTGTGTGGAGATTTAAATTGAAGCACAAAGCACAGCTTTGTTCCTTGATCAACCAATCAGTATCTTCCTTTGGAATCTTAAGTTTTGATATGAGATGAGAATAATTTGTAATAGCAATTCATGGCTTTTATGTAATCAGGTAAAACCTACTCTTGCATGCTCCTGATTGTGTGTGTATTTTGTATCTTCAGAGTTATTTTATTCTTCGCCTTATGTATTCAATGTGGAACAAGTTATATAAAACTTTAAATGTACATGATGGAGCTCCTTTGTGAGCTTCCATAGTTGGAGAATGTGATATACCATTTTTTAAATATACTTTGTGGCTTGTTTTGCTTTCTGCTCTAACATCTTTTCTTCTAGGAACGCTTGTAGGCTGAAAGTCCACTAGACAGCTTTCTGAAATCACTTGGACTTGAGAAGTGTTCTATTTCCTTCCAGTTAGAGTAGGTTTGACTATTTACCTAAATCTTTGCATTGTTTTTTTTTCGTGTTTGGCTGACAATTGTTGTGTTGCTGGTTGACATGGCGGCCCTACGTCACATGACTGAAATTGATCTCAAGCGTTAGGCATCCTGATGGTAAGTGCATTACATATCATgctagatcatgaattttgcaagaATAGGCATTTCTTGGCTTCTCACATCCTTCATCAGAAGAGTTATGTCACTTTGCATAAATTTTAGACTCAACTGTCAAACAAGCACAAGAAGTAGTTAGAATGCATAATTTTGCCGACGAACTAGACTGAACCTGCGTTACAGAAGTATTGCGTGCGCTTATATTTTTTATCTGACGTAATGGCACATAAGTTAATGCCAAATTCAGTGTAAAGTAATTCTTTTGTAAGTCAGCATTCTTATTTGTGCACACGCATATTTTGATCCGAGGCGTAAAGGTCAAGCTTACAGTGCATTTAGGGTCCTAGGAAGTAGAGTGCCTTTTGCCTTGGAATCCAGAGCGTAGGGCAATGTCCATGGGGTACAATGTAGAAAAGCAGGGAGATGTGGTAGGTTTTTTGCTCATCTGAAGTTCAGCATATCTTGTAAGAGTACAGGTACAACGATGTAGGGTCTCTTCCTCCTCACCCGCAGGCCCCGTGCCGCCGCCCTCCATACCCCCGTCCGGCGACCTGGGCGTCTGACCGACGCCTCGCCGCTCATTGCCGCAGCATGCACTGGTAAGCTCGATGCGCCTGACCCGCCTCCCTGCTGTATTTGCTAAGACGTTGAAAGTTAGTGACAAGTTATTTTGAAGAGCGGGGGGTATTAGCAGGTTTACGGACTGTGGCTCGATCGATCTCGTGTTGTGTGTGTCTGGATGCCTGCTTGATTAAGTTCATAGTTTGTTTCCAGCAATGTGAAATACGTGCTTGCATTGGACTGACTAGACCTGTACTCATTTTCTCACTCCTTCTTCTGTACAAATGGAACAAACCCGCGTTACGAGCAGAGTACAATTGGCTCCTCCATTCCTTTGCAAGCAGAGGGACAATGAGTTCCTCTGTTCCTGACAGAATCGATTATCAAGGGCCCTAGTAGTCGGTCCTGTTTGCGTGAGTTTATGCGGTatcatatatatattatgaatgcATTGCCGCAAGCATGCAGTTTCATGTATTGGAGCAGGTAAGATAAGAGACATGCCGACACTGTGTTGCTTTGTATTAATTCCTAGGCGTTCTGGTGTTTGTACCAAGTGTGCATCTATTTGGTTCTTTGGTTCTTCAAACCAATTTGTTGCTTGTTTAGCTGGATTCGGGTCAACCATTGGATGGGAAGGATAATTGAACAGAAAGCCTGTACAAAAAAATGTACACATGTTTTTCTACTGCACATGTTTGTGTTAATGCCTAGAGTAGCTAGGAATCAAATTGATAAGGATCAAAACTTCAGAATTAAGTTATAAATTTGCTgaattttatttagttttttcaTAAACATTTTGACTGGGAGTCAGCCACGAAGAATTTGTGAAGCAACGCGTGCTGAAAATGAAGTACAATTAGTAGAAACCAATGATAGGAAACCCATTCTCCGTAAGTACAGTACTCCCCTAACAACCTGAAGGTCATGTGACTCATGTCTGTTACTTATTTATTGTTATGCTATTTCAGAAAGGTTGTTTCACATCAGATCCGGATGCTTTTATTTTTGGGGCAAGGACAGTTTACAGAGATGTTTTTTTAGGTACAGCTGTATTGCCGCACCATTAGATTCTCATTGCATCATTAGTTAACTTTTGTTGGCAGGTTTTAAACTTCTCCTTATGGTATTTCAGATGGCCAAGTTTGTAATTAGCAGGATGGATAATACTCACACTCCACTCTAATTAATGAACAGGATGGGATGGTGTTCTACCCCTCCGTGTCCTCAAAATGTGCCAATGGATGACATTCTCCAGATTAACAAGTTCATTTGTGCTGCTGCTCTTACGATGTCTCGGGGCATTGGGGTGGGCAAGATGAAGGTGCTCAGCGGTTGCTGCAAGCGCTGTGAGGCCGGGCGGTGGAGGCGTATGCATGGGCCACAGTTCAGGTATGTGTGCGCCCTCCCTAGGAATCTCATACTTGCATCTGGTTGTTAGAGTTGGCCATACTGCTGAGGAGCTGTACTATTTGTTGTGCCTGAAAACAGCTCCAGCAGTATGCAGATGGACGATTAGCGAACTTATGTCTACACTATGCAGAAAACACTGAATTATTCACCTCAAATTTGGTGGCATGCGCAACATTCCCTATTAGGCGGAAGAGACTTGTGGTACATGCCATTGCAAATTTCGGGAGAAAAGAGGAGGAGTATGGCACTTTGTGTATTAGGTAGAAGGAGACTGGGGCAATGAGCACCATGTTCACGCATGTGTACACAATTTCTAGCTTGTTGAATGGTATGGTTGTTTTGTGGGATATGTCTCAGAATCCACCATGCCAAGAACTAGTAGCCAAAGGTCTTCATGGAACTGGGTGGCATTTTCGTCACATATTTCATGTTGATTTTACAATTTGAGCATTCGGCTTGAATACCCTTTAAACTTTCCGTCACTATGTTCTTATCATTTTGGTGTAGCACTTCATGTCACAATTGAATGTTTAATTCTTACCACTGCATAAACTTGCAGTTTATACTGATTCATTACTAAATGAGCAGTAtgagctctctccctctcctctggtTCTATCTCATGCCTTCCAATGTTTTGTGTTTCACATGGCCTAATCTCTTTGTGTTTGTCTATTATTTATTTGGCTCTTTTGAAATTTGTAGTTTAACTTCTTACTCCATGTCCATGTATTAGAAGATAGTAAGAAAACAAGTGGAATGGGCGTTTGCCAACCTGGCAACGCCCAACTTCCTCTCAAGAGGCGCCACAGGTGGCGCCCCAACCCCTAGTTTACCTTATAAAGGACGCTAGGACAGCAGCCCCTCTCAGGCCATCCACACGGCCAGCAATTGGAAATCGCGTTCGGTTTCaccggatccggcttgcctgctcccttcccatgctcccatccgtgctcccacttcatcctatggctgtcctttttccttttttttcttctaatctaatcatcttccccctgattttcagggggtggggccgggtcttattttcttccaatcaaatcaagccacgtacgcgcgagcacggatgggagcatgggaagggagcaggcaagtctcgtccggtTTCACCTCGTTCCCTGCCTAGCCTCTACTGATGACGCCTGGGCCCGGTTTTGTGGCCCATTGCGTCCTGCGCGTGCGCGCGCGAGCGAGAGAAAAAGCGAGCGAGCGAGCAGCACTGTAGAGAGGAAAGGGAGGACAAAAGGTAGCGATGCCCGTGACCTAACCCGCGACCCCCGCCTcctctcctgccgccgccgcttcctcctctcctttccttgATGTCGCTAGGGCCTCGCCCTCACCGGCCAAATCCTCTCCTTCCTCGAGCCCCGCGTCCCCCTCCAGCTCCCATCCGCATCTCTCCTCCTCCCATGCGCTCCCCTGTCCCATCCATGCCCAGCGGGACGGTCGCAACAATGGCGAGTGGCGGCGAGAGTAGGGGCCGGGTCAAGGCAGGTGTTGACGGCATGGATGCAGATGACAGTGGCCGTCGAAGGGGGCCTGGCGTGCATAGCGGCGGATGGAAGGGCAGCAGCGGCCTGTGGGGCGTCGACCGGAACGGCAGCGACCTCCGTGGAAGAGAAGGGCCCGCCAGGCTCGTGCACGCGGGAGAAGCTGGGGGCGCTCGTCGATTGGGCAGATGGCGGCCATCAAAGTTTCTTCAATCGATCTAGACAGGGTCATGAAAGCTACGCGAGGGGTGGAGGCGAGCGACCCTCTGGAGCCGCGCACATCGAGAGGTAGCAGTCGTGCCCCTCCTCCTTCCCTtctcttctcccctcctcctctccaatcTAGCCTGCCGTCCTCGGCATCTTCCTCTTCCATTTTTTTACTCCATGATTTTCTGATTCTCTGTTAATCTATGTGATTTCTGAATTTCTGGTTACTTGTGAAGAGTAGAAAAAGAATTTTGATGAAGAAGAACAGGGGGGTTCACTCTCTCTCTTGAGTTCAATCATGTTTGTTCCTGGATTTTGATGTTTGATTTTTTTTCTGTGTAATAGAGCACATGGCATGATTTTGTACTCCTATTTACTACTAacaaaagctactccctccgttcctaaatatttgtctttctagagatttcaataagtgactacatatggagaaaaatgaatgaatctacactctaaaatatgtctatatacatccgtatgtggtaaccatttgaaatcctaaaaagacaaatatttaggaacggagggagtagatttgtGTACGAAGATCTTGAATACAATCATGTTTGTTCCTGCATTTTGGTGTATGTTAGTCTTCTGAACAAAAGATGTTGGGCATGCCTCTGTATGAGCTAGCTGTAATATTTTTCCACGGAATATGATGATTCAGGTTCATCTTCGATATGGTTGTTTTCACCATACCAAAGTACATGGAAATCTAGGCTTGCAGATTAATATAGCTTCAGATGCTTTGTTTTGGGGAGGAGGTAGAAATCATGGTTGTGCTTAAGCTTTTGTTCTTTATTTATCTTTGAGGCATAAATTCAAATGATTAGTGTATGCATGGTAATCTTTGTGCTTTTGACAACCACTAGAGGACCAACTAATTTATGCTTGATTATCTGCTCCTTTTTATTCCTGACATTTAGCTCTTGCCCTTAATCAGTTCTTTTGAAAGGAGCTCTTCCTCCGCCTCTGCCTGGGCGCGATCTGCACTGTCAGTACGTATGTTGTGGCCATGCCAACAAAAAGCGCTTAATTAGATTTCTATTTTTAACTAATCCCTCTTCCATTTCAGTCATATTTATGTTCAAGTCTGAATACCTTTTCTCCTATATATATTATACATCACATCATGGCATAATTTAGTTAATGGCATTATGGAAGGACTCATGTAGTCATTGGTTACAATGGTGGCTCATGAAGTTCAAAAAATGTGTTCTTTACAGATTTGAGATGATAAAAATTCAGAATAGGTAAGAGAATAAGCCATGTTTCTTCTTTGCTGCTCTGGTTGTCATGTGCCGCATAGTTTTTTTGCCCCACATACTACTGGCTGCCTTTTTGTTGTTTACTAGATCCATCTctatgaactttgttatttatagTGGATCTGTTTATTATTTCCGGTCCAGCTTAGGGTAAGCATTATGAATCACATGTTGTTTCATCCTTTTTTTTGTCAAGAACTGAACATTTAGAGAACTTACCAGTCTTCTCTTAAATTTTACATGTATGGCAGCTCCCTGAGTGCTCATAGGTTTTTTCTCTCTTCTCATTCTGTAGTCTGTACAACTGTCCGTTCCTCTTTAGGTGGCGTATCTTGGAACCCTCTAACACTAGGGAGTTTGTATTTGTTGGAACTTTGTAGtgttctttcgataagtaatagaaTTATTCAGGCTGAGCCAAGTTTCGCTTTCATCCAGTCATAGATATGGCCAAATGCAAATCATTCTTCTACTATATATCTCACTGCTTACATTTCATCAATAGTGCATTTCGTACTCGGAACAGTAATCAAAAATGTGTATTGTAGTAAAGAGCAATAGTAGCGTGAATTTTTCAATCTGAGGCATTGTTCTTTATTGAAGATATTTTGTGATGATGCAGCATGGGGTGAGATAACTTACGAAACAGATTTAGCAAGGGCACTGGACAATTCAGGCCACATAAGGGGCATCAAGTTATTTGGGCAAGTATTATAAATCATCGATAGTTTGATTTTCAGTAAATGCCTGAACATATTACAAAAGAATTAGGGTTACGACATCAGAGAAAAAAAGTGAAGCTTCAGTAAGCTATGAGAATACATACAGAATCAACACTTGAAAAGTATTCTTCAGGATTTAAGAAGTATGTTTTGCCCCATTTCAGATGACAGAAATTAATTCTCTCTGGACATTGACATGTTCCATTAGACGAGTAACTTCAGCTTGACTATCTAGCATTTGTCCAAGATTTTCCTGTTTACAAGCATAGTCATATCCATTGTTTTTAAGGCGTCCCGCCTTGGACGCTTAGGCTACGCTTAGGCGATAAGGCGCCCCCCCCAGCGCCTTACAAATATGCCCGCCTTAGGCGCTTAGGCGTCGCCTAGGCGATAAGGCGCCCCCCAGCGCCTTAGgtcgccttaccgccttaaaaactATGGTCATATCCAGGGGTCATGCTTGGATCTTGCTGAACGCAAAGTCAGTCTGCAGCAACAAGACGTTGCCATGCAAAGCCCTTGGAGGCATATGGTTTCGTTGGGTTCATCATGGCGCCTGCTCTGTGCATCATGTCCGCGTATGGTCCAGAGCGGTGACTCCTCCTACATCGTGGCCACTGGCTACCCCAAGAAGTACTCGCCTTCTCCTCCTCCCACCGTGACTACGGTTTTCTTTGTTCCCTGATGGTCCTCGCCAACCCAGGAGCTGACTATGCTGATTTATAAGCCCATTTATAGTAATAATTCAAGCCCTACATTTTCAAATCTTCTTATGTTTACCAAACTTGCAGTACTGTAATTTTTTATCAAAATTATAAAAGATTGTGCATTGACTATGTATCTGATAGTTATTTTATACATAGGTGCCAAATCTTGCTCATGGAGGGATCATATATAGCCAGACACTTATAGTAGATGAAGCTCACCGTTCGTATCATGAGAATGTGGGAACACTCTAATATGGATTCTACTGTGTTACATGGTCCAAATTTCCTTATGGTTGATCACAAGGTAAAATTCATAACCGAACTACAATCTCACATCTCGTTGCAGCAGATTATATGATTCAGTCTATGTACAACTTTTCAGGGCAACACAATGGAAGGAACGATCCCCACATATAGGATGTGTACCTACGAAAATGAGTTCCAAAAAGGGGTCATATATACGATTGAAAACTTTTATGATACGTACAGCCAGGAAAAAAATACAGGGCAGTGGAGCATCCGTTCGCTCAACAAACATTAATATAACCAGTCGTTCCGCAACCAGAAGATTTACCTATGTGTGGAACGACTGGTTATATGAATGTTTTCATCTTCGGTCAGCACTTAGTAAGCACTACTTTTATTACAGTTTCGTTTGCTGCCTATCAAAGTATTATTTATTTCAGTCCGCTCTGCTTATTCAGATGTTGTTAGATCGATGTGAAACTTTCTCATTAGAAGAATCCACCCAAAACCaatcacaatcgaaaacaattgaAAGCAGTTCCGGAATTGACACTTGATTCTTCACCTGTAGCAAACCGCATTGTAGAGGTTGATGAAATGTTGCTTGCCATGGTACCAGGGAGGATAGTCTAAGTTGGATATGTCTTGTCTTCTTTTCACTTCATGTCCAATTTTCTCTTATCGCCTATTCTATCATCACAATTCCCAACAGAGCATTGACTTCCTTTAAGGCAGGGACGTTAAGGGTATATTTTGAGAATTTACTTACAAAATTTGAGCTTAGAGAACTAATTGTGGATCGGTGATCCTTTGATAACTACTAATGTTGTGAGTTTCATTTAACCAACTACATGCATTGGTATTTTTCTTAATTCACCATGGTCTTCTCTGTTTGTATAGATAGAAGGACACCGAGAGGCACGTGCGATGTGATTTCCCTGTAGACATCATGTCTGACGGTACCTCATTCGAGGATGGTCTCTTTGTCGCACAGTCGATGACACTGTGGGGCTCTGCAGGATGTTTTCCCATGAAAAACCGGAGACTGCGCGCTTCATCACCGATAATTCGCTCCACCTTCTAAACAGCAAGTATGCATCTTTATCTTTGTGCAAAAAGGTTAGGGACAAATTTTATTGATTACATGGTTTCATGAAGAAATCGACTTATCTTCGTTCTCCAAAAATATATGACTAACCTTACAATACGACACTTTTTCCTAAATATTGGTTCCCCTAAACCCTTCTTTTGTTTTAGATGAAT comes from Triticum aestivum cultivar Chinese Spring chromosome 5B, IWGSC CS RefSeq v2.1, whole genome shotgun sequence and encodes:
- the LOC123110756 gene encoding uncharacterized protein isoform X3; this encodes MAEIVHQLCQRYNDVGSLPPHPQAPCRRPPYPRPATWASDRRLAAHCRSMHWMGWCSTPPCPQNVPMDDILQINKFICAAALTMSRGIGVGKMKVLSGCCKRCEAGRWRRMHGPQFRKH
- the LOC123110756 gene encoding uncharacterized protein isoform X1, translated to MAEIVHQLCQRYNDVGSLPPHPQAPCRRPPYPRPATWASDRRLAAHCRSMHWMGWCSTPPCPQNVPMDDILQINKFICAAALTMSRGIGVGKMKVLSGCCKRCEAGRWRRMHGPQFSSFERSSSSASAWARSALSHGVR
- the LOC123110756 gene encoding uncharacterized protein isoform X2; this encodes MAEIVHQLCQRYNDVGSLPPHPQAPCRRPPYPRPATWASDRRLAAHCRSMHWMGWCSTPPCPQNVPMDDILQINKFICAAALTMSRGIGVGKMKVLSGCCKRCEAGRWRRMHGPQFSSSSMQMDD